tagggaagtaggtgatcagcctcttgtgcctgacgcacgccgtcaactttttgggtctaaggcaagccggtttcctcacgatgttttccttcaccgttcgagcgaatgttaaatgcgcacatagaaagacagtccattggtgcacggcaggggctcgaacctacgacctcagtgatgagagtcgcacgctgaagccactaggccaacactgcactaAAAGCATACTAGTACGAAATTGTCTTTACAAGTAGATAATGTTCATCTGTACTCCGTTTTGGCTATAAATCTATAtctaaattgtaaataatagtttttaaagcATTGCAAGAATTAACATATCTAGGGATCTCAAGGGCGCGGTCAGTAAAACAATCTTTTGGCATAGGGCTCTTTTAAAGGCGTTTAAAGCTTTATCATATCAGCTCAACTACTTTTCATTAAGCAGCTGTATGACCTATGTGTATGTGTGGCTGTTCCTAAAAAGATATAGGGATGCTGTGTTCGGTTACACCGTAAGGATTGCTTTCGCCAGACCCAATATGCAGcaaactatatctataatagATTAAATAGGTTGCTTAATATCTACTCGCTCaccatttacaatataacaatgtgtgcgtgtactagtgtacacacgtaagtgaaacatctttatgaccttattttttcaaaatattttaataataatctaccatctaactatactatataactttacagaaattggttaaaaatagttaaattagataaagtttaacaaaaggctttcattatcatagacatgaatacaaatcaagcaattatttcattttaccttatttgtgttaaatttattacagaattttattaattgtatttttgtttgtatttcacttcaaaaacaagaataaagtattataacttataagtCACAGTTACGCAGTGTTTGAGATGCCTCTGAGACCTAATACGTAAGttacactgtttttttttcgtttaaaaatacttagaaTTGTGTTGACAAAGTTAATTTctcagttaaatatttttcattagtCCAGGCCTCCGAAACATTCTTGTTTTTCCAGCGCTCCTTGTCCTGTGCCATCTTCCGCCAATTGCTGGCTTTCTACTACAGCACGTTACCACTCTGTCATTCCAGCTGTACTAGCCTACTGGTCTCTTACCGGCCGGCTCAGGTATGCTTCACAGTCCAATCTTAACACATGCTAAAGCTGCCCCATCCAAGGTGGTCCTTGCCTATGTTGGACCGGGGATAATATGAGAGGCTACAGAAACCGGAAGAAGCAGATAGTCCAGATGTTGCTTGTCCCTTGCTGACCACGatgctcagacatgagctaccgaccgaagagagagagagagagagagagaaagtTGGGCTACCAATACTATTGATCGAGGAACATTTGACAATTTCCACCTGACTTAGATTAATCAAACTCGTTCGATTGAggaaaatattactaaaaataaaagctttaatGACTCATTGACTACTCACGTCAGCAGATTTgagttaaaacaatataacggCTTGGCTTTGCAGGGTAGAACATTAGGTACAGTTATGTTTACTATGTACGACACCGTGAATGGAACCAAACTGAAATCCCATACCAACGGAATATGATATTATAACGAATAATAAgttgcataaataaataaaaacgttcaaaggccggcaacgcacttgcgaggctTCTGACAATGTAAATGTCCATGGGCTatacatcaggtgagcctcctgcctgtttgcctcTTGTTAAAAAAAGTCTCAAAGGATTTTTACattactaaattattacttattattcgTCAAATTGTGATTAAGTGCCTTCGCTGTGAGGGCTATGACTTTTGATAcagtaaaatacaataattgcaAGGTTATAAACGAAGTTAGcctttttatgaaattacttGTGTTATTCAACGCTCGCAAATGTGTTGCCTGCCTTTTaggaattattaaataaacatgtgCCGTACTCTGTAACATCCATAAGTGATATCAGACCATAAGCAGACCAGGGATAtgacaaacattttgtaaaaaaaaccataCCATTCATTGCCAATTCTCGCTGATGAGAAAAACGGGGTACAACCTTTTAGATCTAtccttcagatttctgtagatgattatttattttaatgaacaaGTAGATCAGCCTTCTTAGCCTGACACCACCAACTATCTGGATctaagacatgccggtttcctcacgatgttttctttcaccataCGAGCGAGTGGAATGCgcacattggtgcacagccggataTCAAACTCGAATCGGATGACGAGTTgaagaaatgtatatttagaaGAATTTTTTAGGTTCTGTTAGCTGATACATACACTTTAAAATCACGAGCTTTTCCTTATGACGTTAATAAAAACGTGATTataatggaaaataatattaagcatAGTCATGCTTGCGCGGCTTTATCACTTTGCTTTGCGCCATTGAGATATGgcgtctctctgcatcttctaccgcatcaCTCTCCATGGTATTTACCAGTTCAGAGAAACTGTTGTTCGGATTAacacctgcagctgagtttcatcatcggacgtcgaagCAGAATCCAAAAcaccacccgtatcacctcgacgtccgtcgttccacaactgagtttgtgccacgcaccaccaagATATGGCAAGAATGTGGAACCAACGTACAGATTTAAAGGTTCTCAACACACACGCGAGCCCTGATTGGGGGTGTCCATGTGCAgtatcaattaacatcaggGGATCCTAAAAAACATCGTCCTCAACCGTAATGATGTATCCCAATGCACCAAAATATTTCCGGTCATAGACATACATTGGGTTCTAGAGGGGCACATCTTGGAAAATCTGTCAAACTTCGCTTACACCATTCGGATGAACAAGGATCACGGACTTAAACAGTGGTTCAATCTACAGACCCCTTTGGGTACCAGAGCCAAACCCCAACtcttattatcatatttttttattaaatgctttcattatttatatataaaaagttatagtTACCGCTACCTAAAATCTTCCATTAGTTATTAAACATGATAGGTAAACAcgcaaaaaaacttttaaacaatactatgataaaataactaatttactattttgacacatttataatttataaactggaacttaaatatgttaattcctattaaagttgaaatattaaaattatttttgttaattgtttatacaaacctaaacataTCAATCTAATTGgcatacatagtaataaacaTGTGTACgtatactagtgtacacacgtaaaaagtgaaacttctttttgaccttatttttcgaaaaaatatctactatatgcaactttacagaatttgattaaataagtttaacaaaaggcttttattatcatagacattaatacaaatgatacaattatttaatttttccttattattactgtcattgttatcgttattatatatttttgttattattggcttcgaatctcttcgaatcaaccgtggtagggacaagaaaaagatggcgcgtaaaggaaaaatgtgacagtcaattgtttcacttcaataaaagcTACTATActtccatacaaaaatactgcaATATTCGTAATCGTAAACTCTATGCAAAGCTGCATCCCAGTCGATTCAACTTTAACATTGAACTTTGCGCCGGTAAAAGACTTGACTGATCATCTTTTGAGGAAAACCGTTCGAAATATTATTCTCTGCATTATATATACAGGAATAAGTTGTTTTGTCTGCATAAATTGAAGTCAAAGATTATTGCAATTCGACAAACtgtatactattatttataaataatggtacattatatatatacttcatCGCAATACAATAAAGGACGGCATAGGAAAAGGATCTGTAGTAGCTAGAGTTATAGTGAACGAATTTTAACCTTTGCCTTACGGTTACGGTTACCCATAAACTTAAGATATCAACGAACAAGAAATATTGATGAGGCTGAAATGTGCCTGTACCACGAGGAACTAATCCAATCCAATATAAGTCAaagtcatttattaatttaggtaacacaatacACACTTATTAAcgtcaatatataaatacatattaaatattaaaaacccagaacagaattaaataaaataaacaagcaaCTCCATAATCAACAACATGTTGCTGCGAACGACTCGTGCGTCACACAAACCTGTATTTAAACATACGCAAACTCGACACAACATCACAATGTTCCTACCGATCTACACGCTAGCGGCCATAGCGAATATAGTCGCAAAATCGCACAACTATAACATCGACCACGAGCTCAATCCCAATTTACGAGTCAAAAAATCAATAAGTGATGTGAAAGTGAACGATTTAGAACGTTTATATCCAGTGGAAAGTGATCAGAGTGATGACTACGAACCGAACAGGAATTctgcaataaataaagaaaaccaACTTAAATATTCCACTCCAAATCGCCCGGATGAATTGAACGTTAAAGCCCAAAGTCGAGAGAAAAGGAGCTATTATGTACCCATTTCACGACCGATAGAAGGCTCTAGTACTAGTATACCAACGATAACTAAAGATGTGTCCAGCACAAGtgatttaaatgatttagaaCCAACAACTACTACGACAGATTCATCATACAGTGATTATAGCGTAGATTACGAAAATGAtggaaattttatattcaaaaaccAACCAGAAGACATCAATAAGAATAAAACGGATAAATATCCGAACGATGGACTCAATAACTCGACGAGAAATAATACACAAGCATACTATCCGCTCAGTCATACATTTATTCCTGGATATAATAAACCAAAAGatgtgtttaattttgaaaaggGACCGGTGTACACAAATTCAACAGAATCTAATACAAATACTGAACAAAAAAATGAAGaacttttaactaaaaagaACAGTGTCAATGATAAAAGCAATGAACGAATAAAGAGAAGCTATTATATAGCAAAACCCCAGATAGGCAGACCAGGGAACGCCCAAGCTTACTATCCACTCAGCCACACATACATACCAGGATATAATACACAAGACGTATTCGACTTCGATCAAGGTCAAGTTTTACCTATCTCTAACAATAAAACTAGCGACAcatcaaataaatcaaaagaaaCTGAACCAAAAGAGAAACAAGATTCACACAAAAAAGACGACCGAACACAAGGGACAACAACTAAACACAACTTGGTTCGCATGACAAGGACACCTCAATGGAAAGAAAACCATGATTATGTAGACTATACTCAACTACAGTCTAAAAATAAAGGAGCACCTCATAAAGAGTCTCAAAATCCTACCAACTTAGACTACGATAACGGTGGCGAATTCATAGTAAATCGTCCCAAACATGCAAACAGAGTAAAACCAAAGCAAAAAAGGCCAGGCAGGCCAAAACAAACCAACACGCCGCACACAGGTAAACAACCTAACAAACATACAACTAAACAACCTAAAGATTCAGCTTCAAAAGAATCTGAAGAAATAATTGATACGTATTATAGAAGGGGTAGTGGTAGTAAACATGCAAACACACGTTTAAAAAGAAGCTACTACATGCCAATTTATGAATATGATCAACACGGACGCAAACAAACGGGCTACCGCCCATTAAGTCATACATACATACCCGGATACAATCAACAAGAAGACGTCTGGCGGTATGAAGGGGGAGAGGTTTATCCCTACCCCAGCAACAGTGGTGGTGAAAAAGACAATACTGGTATACAAAAAGGACA
This DNA window, taken from Pieris brassicae chromosome 14, ilPieBrab1.1, whole genome shotgun sequence, encodes the following:
- the LOC123717969 gene encoding GATA zinc finger domain-containing protein 14-like isoform X2, which produces MFLPIYTLAAIANIVAKSHNYNIDHELNPNLRVKKSISDVKVNDLERLYPVESDQSDDYEPNRNSAINKENQLKYSTPNRPDELNVKAQSREKRSYYVPISRPIEGSSTSIPTITKDVSSTSDLNDLEPTTTTTDSSYSDYSVDYENDGNFIFKNQPEDINKNKTDKYPNDGLNNSTRNNTQAYYPLSHTFIPGYNKPKDVFNFEKGPVYTNSTESNTNTEQKNEELLTKKNSVNDKSNERIKRSYYIAKPQIGRPGNAQAYYPLSHTYIPGYNTQDVFDFDQGQVLPISNNKTSDTSNKSKETEPKEKQDSHKKDDRTQGTTTKHNLVRMTRTPQWKENHDYVDYTQLQSKNKGAPHKESQNPTNLDYDNGGEFIVNRPKHANRVKPKQKRPGRPKQTNTPHTGKQPNKHTTKQPKDSASKESEEIIDTYYRRGSGSKHANTRLKRSYYMPIYEYDQHGRKQTGYRPLSHTYIPGYNQQEDVWRYEGGEVYPYPSNSGGEKDNTGIQKGQDAYGNGYDNIAHQNNPYNENRNNYNTPHNGYNGQYQAYQQQYPANRGFTPYQNGYQYPPNDNYNQRSYQTNYNDINNSYYQITTTNVNSLPHNITENKVGTEQNVTDGIEEHEEISHERIVAGICFTCRINRCPLNYKKIGPKCVRIR
- the LOC123717969 gene encoding GATA zinc finger domain-containing protein 14-like isoform X1 encodes the protein MFLPIYTLAAIANIVAKSHNYNIDHELNPNLRVKKSISDVKVNDLERLYPVESDQSDDYEPNRNSAINKENQLKYSTPNRPDELNVKAQSREKRSYYVPISRPIEGSSTSIPTITKDVSSTSDLNDLEPTTTTTDSSYSDYSVDYENDGNFIFKNQPEDINKNKTDKYPNDGLNNSTRNNTQAYYPLSHTFIPGYNKPKDVFNFEKGPVYTNSTESNTNTEQKNEELLTKKNSVNDKSNERIKRSYYIAKPQIGRPGNAQAYYPLSHTYIPGYNTQDVFDFDQGQVLPISNNKTSDTSNKSKETEPKEKQDSHKKDDRTQGTTTKHNLVRMTRTPQWKENHDYVDYTQLQSKNKGAPHKESQNPTNLDYDNGGEFIVNRPKHANRVKPKQKRPGRPKQTNTPHTGKQPNKHTTKQPKDSASKESEEIIDTYYRRGSGSKHANTRLKRSYYMPIYEYDQHGRKQTGYRPLSHTYIPGYNQQEDVWRYEGGEVYPYPSNSGGEKDNTGIQKGQGNKKHKTTKEDQIRNKQHNSSKAKNDESLLDKIIINPIKKLFGYRKKRSTSTDFLNNTKIVRKRSGVTDFLNNMVEKIHNYTRSDQVIIIDENSIHNGKTNENYVSSVPDAYGNGYDNIAHQNNPYNENRNNYNTPHNGYNGQYQAYQQQYPANRGFTPYQNEYY
- the LOC123717969 gene encoding GATA zinc finger domain-containing protein 14-like isoform X4 translates to MFLPIYTLAAIANIVAKSHNYNIDHELNPNLRVKKSISDVKVNDLERLYPVESDQSDDYEPNRNSAINKENQLKYSTPNRPDELNVKAQSREKRSYYVPISRPIEGSSTSIPTITKDVSSTSDLNDLEPTTTTTDSSYSDYSVDYENDGNFIFKNQPEDINKNKTDKYPNDGLNNSTRNNTQAYYPLSHTFIPGYNKPKDVFNFEKGPVYTNSTESNTNTEQKNEELLTKKNSVNDKSNERIKRSYYIAKPQIGRPGNAQAYYPLSHTYIPGYNTQDVFDFDQGQVLPISNNKTSDTSNKSKETEPKEKQDSHKKDDRTQGTTTKHNLVRMTRTPQWKENHDYVDYTQLQSKNKGAPHKESQNPTNLDYDNGGEFIVNRPKHANRVKPKQKRPGRPKQTNTPHTDAYGNGYDNIAHQNNPYNENRNNYNTPHNGYNGQYQAYQQQYPANRGFTPYQNGYQYPPNDNYNQRSYQTNYNDINNSYYQITTTNVNSLPHNITENKVGTEQNVTDGIEEHEEISHERIVAGICFTCRINRCPLNYKKIGPKCVRIR
- the LOC123717969 gene encoding uncharacterized protein PF11_0213-like isoform X3; the protein is MFLPIYTLAAIANIVAKSHNYNIDHELNPNLRVKKSISDVKVNDLERLYPVESDQSDDYEPNRNSAINKENQLKYSTPNRPDELNVKAQSREKRSYYVPISRPIEGSSTSIPTITKDVSSTSDLNDLEPTTTTTDSSYSDYSVDYENDGNFIFKNQPEDINKNKTDKYPNDGLNNSTRNNTQAYYPLSHTFIPGYNKPKDVFNFEKGPVYTNSTESNTNTEQKNEELLTKKNSVNDKSNERIKRSYYIAKPQIGRPGNAQAYYPLSHTYIPGYNTQDVFDFDQGQVLPISNNKTSDTSNKSKETEPKEKQDSHKKDDRTQGTTTKHNLVRMTRTPQWKENHDYVDYTQLQSKNKGAPHKESQNPTNLDYDNGGEFIVNRPKHANRVKPKQKRPGRPKQTNTPHTGKQPNKHTTKQPKDSASKESEEIIDTYYRRGSGSKHANTRLKRSYYMPIYEYDQHGRKQTGYRPLSHTYIPGYNQQEDVWRYEGGEVYPYPSNSGGEKDNTGIQKGQGNKKHKTTKEDQIRNKQHNSSKAKNDESLLDKIIINPIKKLFGYRKKRSTSTDFLNNTKIVRKRSGVTDFLNNMVEKIHNYTRSDQMLMEMVTTI